In Desulfocurvus vexinensis DSM 17965, one DNA window encodes the following:
- a CDS encoding ERCC4 domain-containing protein: MMDRITVVVDTREQEPYSFDSDKISAVRKALPAGDYSLVGLEERVAVERKSLTDFVSTVIRGRKRFHRELEKLSAYESACVVVECNFRDLVDGRYRSDAHPHALIGTVASIVVDFGVPVYFCSDRQAACRFVEEYLTRFHRRIARCQKEMRVTRRDSGEE, encoded by the coding sequence ATGATGGACCGGATCACCGTTGTCGTCGACACCCGCGAACAGGAGCCCTACAGCTTCGATAGCGACAAAATTTCGGCGGTTCGCAAGGCGCTGCCCGCCGGTGATTACTCACTGGTCGGCCTCGAGGAACGGGTGGCGGTGGAGCGCAAATCCCTGACGGATTTCGTCTCCACCGTCATCCGGGGGCGAAAGCGGTTTCACCGCGAGTTGGAAAAGCTCTCAGCCTACGAATCCGCCTGCGTGGTTGTCGAATGCAACTTTCGCGATCTGGTCGATGGCCGCTACCGCAGCGATGCCCACCCGCACGCGCTGATCGGAACGGTCGCCTCCATCGTCGTCGACTTCGGTGTCCCCGTCTACTTCTGCTCGGACCGGCAGGCCGCCTGCCGTTTTGTCGAGGAGTACCTGACACGTTTTCACCGGAGGATCGCGAGATGCCAAAAAGAAATGAGAGTAACCCGGCGCGACTCCGGGGAAGAATAG